A genomic segment from Bacillus cereus G9842 encodes:
- a CDS encoding HAD family hydrolase: MKAIIFDFDGLIVDTETIWFHSFRDAVREYGEELPLEEFAKCIGTTDEVLYAYLNDQLKEKFNKSALKEKVATLHKEKMKIPKARDGVKEYLEEAKEMGLKIALASSSSREWVIHFLEELQIRDYFEVIKTREDVEKVKPDPALYRIAIEELGIKPSEAVVFEDSLNGLRAAIAAGLTCVVVPNDVTRNLPFENHHLRIESMREKSLKEVLQSIKKDRIS; this comes from the coding sequence ATGAAAGCAATTATTTTTGATTTTGATGGATTAATTGTGGACACAGAAACGATATGGTTTCACTCTTTCAGAGATGCTGTTCGTGAATACGGCGAAGAACTACCTTTAGAGGAATTTGCGAAATGCATTGGAACAACAGATGAGGTACTTTATGCATATTTAAATGATCAATTAAAAGAGAAGTTTAACAAAAGTGCATTAAAAGAAAAAGTGGCAACTTTACATAAAGAGAAAATGAAAATACCAAAAGCTCGTGACGGGGTAAAAGAATATTTAGAAGAAGCGAAAGAAATGGGATTAAAAATCGCACTAGCTTCTAGTTCGTCTAGAGAATGGGTTATTCATTTTTTAGAAGAGCTACAGATTCGAGATTATTTTGAAGTTATTAAAACGAGAGAAGATGTTGAGAAGGTAAAACCAGATCCAGCTCTTTATCGAATTGCAATAGAAGAATTAGGAATTAAGCCGTCTGAAGCTGTTGTGTTTGAAGATTCATTAAATGGATTGAGAGCAGCAATTGCAGCGGGATTAACGTGCGTTGTGGTACCTAATGATGTGACACGGAATTTACCATTTGAAAATCATCATCTTCGAATTGAAAGTATGAGAGAGAAAAGTTTAAAAGAAGTGCTTCAAAGTATAAAAAAAGACCGTATTTCCTAA
- a CDS encoding DUF1385 domain-containing protein: MAEESKQIYGGQAVIEGVMFGGREYTVTAVRRKDKSIEFYRLPRVRNKVLSILKKIPFLRGIAAIVDASANGAKHLNFASERFDVHPEDDEQIANKKEEQSKLTMVLGVAAVGVLSFIFGKVIFTAVPALLAELTRPIFPSHTGQIIVESVIKLMLLLSYIYFISLTPLIKRVFQYHGAEHKVINAYENDLPLTVENVQKQTRLHYRCGSSFIIFTVIIGMFVYFLVPTDPLWARVINRILLIPVVLGISFEVLQFTNRLRDIPVLRVLGYPGLWLQLLTTKEPTDDQVEVAIASFEELLRLENKQ, from the coding sequence ATGGCAGAAGAGTCAAAACAAATATATGGCGGGCAAGCGGTCATAGAAGGAGTTATGTTTGGCGGTAGAGAATATACTGTTACAGCGGTTCGTCGTAAAGATAAATCGATTGAATTTTATCGATTACCACGCGTTCGTAATAAAGTATTATCTATCCTAAAAAAAATTCCATTTTTACGAGGGATTGCCGCTATTGTGGATGCAAGTGCGAATGGAGCAAAGCATTTAAACTTCGCTTCTGAACGATTTGACGTCCACCCAGAAGATGATGAACAAATTGCTAATAAAAAAGAAGAACAATCAAAATTAACGATGGTATTAGGAGTTGCAGCTGTTGGCGTTTTATCTTTCATATTCGGTAAAGTCATTTTCACAGCAGTTCCTGCACTATTAGCTGAATTAACAAGACCGATTTTCCCATCTCATACTGGGCAAATCATTGTCGAAAGTGTCATTAAGCTCATGCTATTATTGAGCTATATATACTTTATTTCTTTAACCCCACTTATTAAGCGGGTATTTCAGTATCACGGTGCAGAGCATAAGGTAATCAATGCTTATGAGAATGACCTTCCTCTGACTGTAGAAAACGTTCAAAAGCAAACTCGTCTCCATTATAGATGCGGCAGTAGCTTTATTATATTTACAGTCATTATTGGAATGTTCGTTTATTTCCTAGTCCCTACAGATCCTCTTTGGGCACGAGTTATAAACAGAATTTTATTAATTCCAGTTGTACTTGGTATTTCTTTTGAAGTATTGCAATTTACAAATCGATTACGAGATATTCCCGTATTACGCGTACTTGGATATCCTGGATTATGGCTACAACTATTAACAACGAAAGAACCAACAGATGATCAAGTGGAAGTAGCAATTGCATCGTTTGAAGAATTATTACGTTTAGAGAACAAACAATAA
- the efp gene encoding elongation factor P, with protein sequence MISVNDFRTGLTISVDNALWQVLDFQHVKPGKGAAFVRSKLRNIRTGSVQEKTFRAGEKVEKAHIENRRMQYLYASGEAHVFMDNGTYEQIELGEKQIERELKFLKENMEVAIMTYQGEVLGVELPNTVELQVTETEPGIKGDTASNVTKPATLETGLVVQVPIFINEGEMLIINTGEGKYVSRA encoded by the coding sequence ATGATTTCAGTAAACGATTTTCGTACAGGTTTAACAATTTCAGTGGACAATGCCCTTTGGCAAGTACTTGATTTCCAACACGTAAAGCCAGGTAAAGGTGCTGCATTCGTTCGTTCTAAACTACGTAACATTCGCACAGGTTCTGTTCAAGAGAAAACATTCCGTGCAGGTGAGAAAGTAGAAAAAGCACACATCGAAAACCGTCGTATGCAATACTTATACGCAAGCGGTGAGGCTCACGTATTTATGGATAACGGAACTTATGAGCAAATCGAACTTGGTGAAAAACAAATCGAGCGCGAGCTTAAATTCCTAAAAGAAAACATGGAAGTAGCAATTATGACTTACCAAGGCGAAGTACTTGGTGTTGAACTTCCAAACACAGTTGAATTACAAGTTACAGAAACAGAGCCTGGTATTAAAGGTGATACTGCTTCTAACGTAACAAAACCAGCTACATTAGAAACTGGTCTTGTTGTACAAGTACCAATCTTCATTAACGAAGGCGAAATGCTTATCATCAACACTGGTGAAGGTAAATACGTTTCTCGTGCATAG
- the pepQ gene encoding Xaa-Pro dipeptidase, which translates to MEKIEGLRSAFDEAGIDGILLTNEHSRRYMANFTGTAGVVLISKDRAQFITDFRYVEQASKQAVGYEVVQHAGLIIDEVAKQVKELGIQKLGFEQDTLTYSSYSVHKEAIDAEFIPTSGLVEKLRLIKTDSEIKILKEAAQIADAAFEHILSFIRPGVSEIEVSNELEFFMRKQGATSSSFDIIVASGLRSALPHGVASEKVIETGDFVTLDFGAYYKGYCSDITRTIAVGEPSDKLKEIYNIVLEAQLRGVNGIKAGLTGREADALTRDYITEKGYGEYFGHTTGHGIGLELHEAPGLAFRSDTVLEPGMAVTVEPGIYIPGIGGVRIEDDIIVTSEGNEVITKSPKELIIL; encoded by the coding sequence ATGGAGAAAATTGAAGGATTACGAAGTGCATTTGATGAGGCTGGCATTGACGGTATTTTGTTAACAAATGAACATAGTCGTAGATATATGGCTAACTTCACAGGAACAGCAGGCGTTGTTCTTATTTCAAAAGATCGTGCTCAATTTATTACAGATTTCCGTTACGTCGAGCAGGCAAGTAAACAAGCGGTTGGATATGAGGTTGTACAGCACGCAGGATTGATCATTGATGAAGTGGCAAAGCAAGTGAAAGAGCTTGGAATTCAAAAACTTGGTTTTGAGCAAGATACTCTTACATATAGTTCTTATTCAGTGCATAAGGAAGCGATTGATGCTGAATTTATCCCGACTTCTGGACTTGTAGAAAAGTTACGCTTGATAAAGACTGATTCAGAGATTAAGATATTAAAGGAAGCTGCACAGATTGCAGATGCTGCCTTTGAGCATATTCTATCATTCATTCGCCCGGGAGTATCTGAAATTGAAGTGTCAAATGAACTTGAATTTTTCATGAGAAAACAAGGAGCAACATCTTCTTCGTTTGATATTATCGTTGCTTCAGGTCTTCGTTCGGCATTACCGCACGGCGTGGCATCTGAAAAAGTGATAGAAACAGGAGATTTCGTTACATTAGACTTCGGCGCTTATTACAAAGGATATTGCTCTGATATTACTCGTACGATTGCAGTCGGTGAACCATCTGATAAATTAAAAGAAATTTATAATATCGTTTTAGAAGCACAACTACGTGGTGTGAACGGTATTAAAGCTGGTTTAACAGGTCGCGAGGCTGATGCGCTAACGCGTGACTACATAACGGAAAAAGGATATGGTGAATACTTTGGACACACTACTGGTCATGGAATAGGTCTTGAACTCCATGAAGCACCAGGTTTAGCGTTCCGTTCTGATACAGTACTTGAACCAGGTATGGCTGTAACAGTAGAGCCAGGTATTTATATTCCAGGTATTGGCGGCGTACGTATTGAAGATGATATCATTGTGACAAGTGAAGGTAATGAAGTAATTACGAAATCACCAAAAGAACTTATTATTTTGTAA
- the spoIIIAC gene encoding stage III sporulation protein AC — MSIDVGLIFQIAGIGIVLAFIHTVLKELKREDIANWVILVGFVVILFHVAFLINTLFDKIKSVFLFQ, encoded by the coding sequence ATGTCCATTGATGTTGGATTAATATTTCAAATCGCCGGAATCGGCATTGTTTTAGCTTTCATTCATACTGTACTAAAAGAATTGAAGCGTGAGGATATTGCAAATTGGGTTATCCTTGTCGGTTTTGTCGTCATTTTATTTCATGTCGCATTTTTAATTAATACGCTATTCGACAAGATTAAAAGTGTCTTTCTCTTCCAGTAA
- a CDS encoding SA1362 family protein, with protein MNGRSFTFAIFVLIIGLAIFGLVSSVITNPMGVLRNIGYMLLVVGIFYLLYKMFTNSSGSANSQSSYKRAAKQSNRKHGKQNVAPLGNSFFKSNTSNDKSKKGNSSTLKRKRKQSHLTVIEGKKSKKKDRASF; from the coding sequence ATGAACGGTCGTTCGTTTACTTTCGCTATATTTGTGCTTATTATCGGATTGGCAATATTCGGCCTTGTTTCATCTGTTATTACAAATCCCATGGGTGTATTAAGAAATATCGGGTACATGTTACTTGTTGTCGGTATCTTTTACTTGCTATACAAGATGTTTACAAATTCCAGTGGTTCTGCAAATTCGCAAAGCTCATATAAGCGTGCGGCAAAACAATCGAACCGCAAACATGGGAAACAAAATGTAGCACCCCTAGGCAATTCTTTCTTTAAGTCAAATACTTCTAATGACAAAAGTAAAAAAGGGAATTCTTCCACTTTGAAACGAAAAAGAAAACAGTCTCATTTAACTGTCATTGAAGGCAAAAAAAGCAAAAAGAAAGACCGTGCTTCCTTTTAG
- a CDS encoding YqhR family membrane protein: MSQEQLGTRNFVQIGLFGGIFWGGIWYFLHIFSFTEAGPNYFLLPFAFGSWKEGVWGNVSGIVCMGLLSILIAFLYKAFFAKFEGIIAGIIYGLFWWALLFLGMGLMAPVIKSALHLPKETIVTTICIFILYGVFIAYSVSYAVNSNKVEQEGQEKTNYSNK, from the coding sequence GTGAGTCAAGAACAATTAGGAACAAGGAATTTTGTGCAGATCGGTTTGTTTGGTGGAATCTTTTGGGGCGGGATATGGTATTTCCTTCATATATTTTCATTCACGGAGGCGGGACCGAATTATTTCCTTTTACCATTTGCGTTTGGAAGTTGGAAAGAGGGGGTATGGGGCAATGTGTCCGGAATAGTGTGTATGGGACTTCTTTCAATTTTGATTGCCTTTTTATATAAAGCATTTTTTGCAAAGTTTGAAGGGATTATTGCGGGAATTATTTATGGGCTATTTTGGTGGGCATTACTGTTTTTGGGGATGGGTTTAATGGCTCCTGTTATTAAAAGTGCGCTCCATTTGCCAAAAGAGACAATTGTAACGACAATATGTATTTTTATATTATATGGTGTGTTTATAGCATATTCTGTTTCTTATGCAGTAAATAGCAATAAAGTAGAACAAGAAGGGCAAGAGAAGACGAACTATTCAAATAAGTAA
- a CDS encoding GNAT family N-acetyltransferase, whose protein sequence is MQHVTLLPLDLCYTNVIFELSSDPHIKNALGITVENIEDTKTFLLFAIEEERQKKSLSRMIVNEENEIIGLTTLKHINNEKKQSHIGSWLGYPYWGKGYNEAAKKEIFKIAFLDLQLSYVFAGAKTNNIRSLKAQEKLPYISLHVENKFPDEHAALEKEVKSPCSLHVVSRENFLNWLKLQNEEAKYEGIES, encoded by the coding sequence ATGCAGCACGTCACTTTATTACCACTAGATTTATGCTATACAAATGTGATTTTCGAGCTATCAAGTGATCCACATATAAAAAATGCATTGGGGATAACGGTAGAAAACATCGAAGACACGAAAACATTTCTTCTTTTCGCAATAGAAGAAGAGCGTCAAAAGAAATCCTTATCGAGAATGATTGTGAATGAAGAAAATGAAATAATTGGCCTCACCACACTTAAACATATTAATAATGAGAAAAAGCAATCTCACATTGGTAGTTGGCTCGGCTATCCGTACTGGGGAAAAGGCTATAACGAGGCTGCTAAAAAAGAAATCTTTAAAATCGCCTTTTTAGACTTACAACTTTCCTACGTATTTGCTGGTGCTAAAACGAATAATATCCGCTCTTTAAAAGCACAAGAAAAACTACCTTATATTTCATTGCATGTGGAAAACAAGTTTCCAGACGAACACGCTGCACTAGAGAAAGAAGTAAAGTCACCTTGCTCTCTGCATGTCGTGTCACGTGAAAATTTTTTAAACTGGTTGAAATTACAGAATGAGGAGGCAAAATATGAAGGTATTGAAAGTTAG
- a CDS encoding YqhV family protein — translation MKQWLAAMETSVLVMGALRLFSGSAEIFAALLMLYVNDAKKALFINGMLAFVGPTVLILTMTIGIASVASEISFLKLFFLALGICCIFIALLK, via the coding sequence ATGAAACAGTGGCTAGCGGCAATGGAAACATCCGTGCTTGTTATGGGGGCACTTCGATTATTTTCAGGTAGTGCGGAGATATTTGCTGCTTTGCTTATGCTTTATGTGAATGATGCGAAGAAAGCGTTGTTTATAAATGGTATGTTGGCGTTTGTTGGACCTACCGTATTAATTTTAACAATGACAATTGGGATAGCGAGTGTAGCAAGTGAAATTTCTTTCTTGAAGCTCTTTTTTCTAGCGCTTGGAATTTGCTGTATTTTTATCGCATTACTGAAATAG
- the spoIIIAA gene encoding stage III sporulation protein AA → MKEVLEVLPKTMKYLIEECEQYDALEEIRVRIGRPLECIAHGKVFFYDYITTAEDAIYLLNKLSQFSIYTMEEELKRGYVTLRGGHRIGLAGKVITEKSAVKMIRDVSSFNIRIARQKIGIAEPLLPYLYEKRWLNTMVIGPPQTGKTTLLRDVARCMSQGVSASEIPSCKVGIVDERSEIAGCVKGIPQYDFGTRVDVLDACPKAEGMMMMIRSMSPDILIVDEIGRKEDSEAIMEAVHAGVQLFISAHGFSYEDVVRRPSLKAVLELRIFDRFVELSKARGPGTVMQVKDKYGKPVLSNRKAEGVW, encoded by the coding sequence ATGAAAGAGGTATTAGAAGTTTTACCAAAAACGATGAAGTACTTAATTGAAGAATGTGAGCAATACGATGCTTTAGAGGAAATTCGTGTTCGAATTGGAAGACCGCTAGAGTGTATTGCACACGGAAAGGTGTTTTTTTATGACTATATCACTACTGCAGAGGATGCTATTTACTTATTGAATAAGTTAAGTCAATTCTCAATTTATACGATGGAAGAGGAATTAAAACGTGGGTATGTGACGCTTCGCGGGGGGCATAGAATCGGGTTAGCGGGAAAAGTCATTACAGAAAAAAGCGCAGTAAAAATGATTCGTGATGTCTCTTCCTTTAATATTCGTATTGCTCGTCAAAAAATAGGGATTGCTGAACCGCTTTTGCCATATTTGTATGAAAAAAGATGGTTAAACACGATGGTAATTGGCCCTCCGCAAACGGGAAAAACGACGCTTTTAAGAGATGTAGCACGTTGCATGAGTCAAGGGGTAAGTGCTTCGGAAATTCCTTCCTGTAAAGTGGGGATCGTTGATGAACGGTCAGAAATTGCCGGCTGTGTGAAAGGGATCCCGCAATATGATTTTGGTACCCGAGTCGATGTGTTAGACGCATGTCCAAAGGCAGAAGGAATGATGATGATGATTCGTTCTATGAGTCCTGATATTTTGATCGTAGATGAAATTGGTCGTAAAGAAGATAGTGAAGCAATTATGGAGGCAGTGCATGCAGGTGTTCAGCTTTTTATAAGCGCACACGGATTTTCCTATGAGGATGTTGTGAGACGTCCATCGCTCAAGGCAGTGCTAGAGCTTCGTATATTTGATAGGTTTGTGGAGTTGTCAAAAGCGAGGGGTCCAGGAACGGTTATGCAGGTGAAAGATAAATATGGAAAACCAGTGTTATCAAATAGAAAGGCTGAGGGCGTATGGTGA
- the aroQ gene encoding type II 3-dehydroquinate dehydratase, whose translation MKKLLLVNGPNLNRLGVREVNVYGKGTLATLEADMKQEAETMGVELECFQSNHEGAIIDIIHEAEDIYEGIILNPGAFTHYSYAIRDAIASISIPVIEVHISNIHQRESFRHESVTAAVCAGQIVGFGFYGYKLALFALMEKLRGA comes from the coding sequence ATGAAAAAGTTACTCCTCGTAAACGGTCCTAACCTAAATCGCCTCGGTGTTCGTGAGGTAAATGTATATGGAAAGGGCACGCTAGCGACACTTGAAGCAGATATGAAGCAAGAAGCAGAAACAATGGGAGTGGAGTTAGAATGTTTCCAATCGAATCATGAAGGTGCCATTATCGACATTATTCATGAAGCGGAAGATATATATGAAGGGATCATTTTAAATCCGGGAGCATTTACGCATTATAGCTATGCGATTCGTGATGCCATTGCGAGCATTTCGATTCCTGTTATTGAAGTACATATTTCTAACATTCATCAGCGTGAATCATTCCGTCATGAATCTGTGACGGCAGCTGTTTGTGCAGGTCAAATTGTAGGATTTGGTTTTTATGGCTATAAGTTAGCGTTATTTGCATTAATGGAGAAATTGAGGGGGGCATAG
- the spoIIIAB gene encoding stage III sporulation protein SpoIIIAB, producing MVKIFGAVLIVAVSTFFGFSYAKRYSERPRQLRLLKSALQSLEAEIMYGHTPLSEAAERLVKQMPKPLNWIFQSFAKKLESGEQTVREAWIDSLKENWKLTAFQQTEFEILQQFGETLGQHDRESQQKHIRLCITHLEREEEEAKALQLQYEKMIKSLGVLAGLLIVILLL from the coding sequence ATGGTGAAAATATTTGGTGCAGTGTTAATCGTTGCGGTCAGCACCTTTTTCGGGTTTTCATACGCTAAAAGATACAGTGAAAGGCCGAGGCAACTTAGATTATTAAAATCAGCACTTCAATCATTAGAGGCAGAAATTATGTATGGACACACACCTTTATCAGAGGCTGCCGAGCGATTAGTTAAACAAATGCCGAAGCCATTAAATTGGATATTTCAAAGTTTCGCTAAAAAACTAGAAAGTGGAGAACAAACAGTAAGGGAAGCTTGGATAGATAGTTTGAAAGAGAATTGGAAGTTGACGGCGTTTCAACAAACCGAGTTTGAAATACTGCAGCAATTTGGTGAAACGCTCGGGCAACATGATCGTGAATCACAACAAAAACATATTCGCTTATGTATTACACATTTGGAGAGAGAAGAAGAGGAAGCAAAAGCTTTACAACTGCAATACGAGAAAATGATCAAGAGCTTAGGGGTACTAGCAGGGCTACTTATTGTAATTTTACTGCTATAG